The Petropleomorpha daqingensis genome includes a window with the following:
- a CDS encoding ATPase, T2SS/T4P/T4SS family has translation MPTALDVVDGEVRELIRRRGLDPFTDPAPVRVLVRDVVADYSERSLTSALPPIGDAESVVRDVLDRVAGFGPLQRYLDDPEVEEVWVNEPGRVFVARRGRSELTTTILEAGELADLVERMLRTSGRRIDMSTPFVDAVLPDGSRLHVVIPDITRRHMAVNIRKFVLQAHSLDELVALGTLTAQAARFLEAAVASGLNVLVSGGTQAGKTTLHTWADQHGLLPAMTVGAGQQAGFNGRRPSP, from the coding sequence GTGCCGACTGCTCTGGACGTCGTGGACGGCGAGGTCCGTGAGCTGATCCGCCGGCGCGGCCTGGATCCGTTCACCGACCCCGCGCCGGTGCGCGTGCTCGTGCGCGATGTGGTCGCCGACTACTCCGAGCGCTCGCTGACCTCGGCGCTGCCGCCGATCGGCGACGCGGAGTCCGTCGTCCGCGACGTGCTCGACCGCGTCGCCGGCTTCGGGCCGCTGCAGCGCTACCTCGACGACCCCGAGGTCGAGGAGGTCTGGGTCAACGAGCCGGGCCGGGTGTTCGTCGCCCGCCGCGGCCGCAGCGAGCTGACGACGACGATCCTCGAGGCCGGCGAGCTGGCCGACCTCGTCGAGCGCATGCTGCGCACGAGCGGTCGACGCATCGACATGTCGACCCCGTTCGTCGACGCGGTGCTGCCCGACGGCTCCCGGCTGCACGTCGTCATCCCGGACATCACCCGCCGGCACATGGCGGTCAACATCCGCAAGTTCGTGCTGCAGGCGCACAGCCTCGACGAGCTCGTCGCGCTCGGCACGCTGACGGCGCAGGCCGCGCGGTTCCTCGAGGCCGCCGTCGCGTCCGGTCTCAACGTTCTCGTCTCCGGTGGCACGCAGGCCGGGAAGACCACCCTCCACACCTGGGCGGACCAACATGGGTTACTGCCCGCGATGACCGTCGGCGCCGGTCAACAGGCCGGATTCAACGGTCGGCGTCCTAGTCCGTGA